The Pocillopora verrucosa isolate sample1 chromosome 2, ASM3666991v2, whole genome shotgun sequence genome has a segment encoding these proteins:
- the LOC136278988 gene encoding LOW QUALITY PROTEIN: tubulin polyglutamylase complex subunit 1-like (The sequence of the model RefSeq protein was modified relative to this genomic sequence to represent the inferred CDS: inserted 1 base in 1 codon; substituted 1 base at 1 genomic stop codon): MADKKPSKTNLFDDRDSKPEKTESPLDFLSRTGITSDIKDAITLIIENRPEDPIAFMAEFFDSRAITTTALVKAHQKLLLVHHSRPSFQINLAAAYNILKQQKNSNGLXGLTGXTYNDLLTLLCKDLTRAESEPLQKRIMCFSHEVIRFPVFKLGVLSTFIYQDFLKQAESLYSELDLTGRGKADKNLCEAILNELRQAVVKTTADPISIIHTGSMLSSQRLNKVMAEALLKSGAISQLMGADEFIVSAAEILLEQV; the protein is encoded by the exons ATGGCGGATAAAAAGCCTtccaaaacaaatttgtttgatgaTCGAGATTCTAAACCAGAGAAAACGGAGAGTCCTCTTGACTTTCTCT cGCGCACTGGCATCACAAGTGACATCAAAGATGCAATAACTCTTATCATTGAAAACAGGCCTGAGGATCCAATCGCTTTTATGGCTGAGTT TTTTGACAGCCGCGCGATCACAACCACGGCCCTTGTGAAGGCCCATCAAAAACTGCTGCTAGTACATCATTCAAGACCATCTTTCCAAATCAACCTGGCAGCAGCCTATAACATCTTGAAACAACAGAAGa ATAGTAATGGTCTATGAGGACTTACTG AAACATACAATGATTTATTGACTCTATTATGCAA AGACTTGACCAGGGCAGAATCTGAACCTCTCCAAAAGCGAATCATGTGCTTTAGCCATGAGGTGATTCGCTTTCCAGTTTTTAAACTTGGAGTTTTATCCACATTTATATATCAAG ACTTTTTGAAACAAGCAGAATCACTGTACAGTGAGTTGGACTTAACAGGAAGAG GCAAAGCTGATAAAAATCTCTGTGAAGCAATTTTAAATGAGCTACGACAGGCAGTTGTCAAGACAACAGCTGATCCCATCAG TATCATTCACACTGGCTCCATGTTAAGTTCTCAACGACTCAATAAAGTAATGGCTGAG GCATTACTGAAGAGTGGAGCAATCAGTCAGTTGATGGGCGCTGACGAATTCATTGTAAGCGCAGCAGAAATCCTGCTTGAACAGGTTTGA